One genomic window of Gossypium hirsutum isolate 1008001.06 chromosome D11, Gossypium_hirsutum_v2.1, whole genome shotgun sequence includes the following:
- the LOC107911203 gene encoding cytosolic sulfotransferase 15: MAVVVAEVTWLNGLLREVSPSQFDKSLVFSDSKAALQITANPVFHERTKHIEIDCHFVQDKIKDGTIQMQHIGTTEQLVNLMTKALSIKQHEYLLEDESLEPFSLDEAFDKFYHGIYAYGPFFDHVLGYWKASQENPNKILFLKYEDLKEDINSHLKNLAMFLGVPFTDDEEKQGVVEEIAKICSFENLKEVEVNKKGVHISGIAHTGFFRKGKVGDWSNYLTPFMVERLEKLTQEKMDSLGLTFNLSSKTSKDITSV; this comes from the exons ATGGCAGTGGTTGTAGCAGAGGTTACATGGTTGAATGGCTTATTGAGGGAAGTTAGTCCTAGTCAATTTGATAAATCCTTGGTTTTTTCAGATAGTAAGGCAGCGCTGCAAATTACTGCTAATCCTGTTTTTCATGAACGAACGAAACATATAGAAATTGATTGTCATTTTGTACAAGATAAAATCAAGGATGGAACGATTCAGATGCAGCATATTGGAACAACTGAGCAACTTGTTAATTTGATGACAAAAGCTTTAAGCATCAAGCAACATGAGTACTTA CTTGAAGACGAAAGCTTAGAGCCATTTTCGCTAGATGAAGCATTTGACAAGTTCTACCATGGAATCTATGCGTACGGACCATTTTTTGATCATGTACTGGGGTATTGGAAGGCAAGCCAAGAAAACCCCAACAAAATATTGTTTTTGAAATATGAAGATCTTAAGGAAGACATCAACTCCCACTTGAAAAACTTGGCCATGTTCTTAGGAGTTCCTTTCACGGATGATGAAGAGAAACAAGGAGTTGTGGAAGAAATAGCGAAAATTTGTAgctttgaaaacttgaaagaagtGGAAGTGAACAAAAAAGGGGTACATATTTCTGGAATTGCACACACGGGTTTTTTTAGGAAAGGAAAAGTGGGAGATTGGAGCAATTATCTCACACCGTTCATGGTTGAACGTTTAGAGAAGCTTACTCAAGAAAAAATGGATAGCTTGGGTTTAACATTTAATTTGTCCTCCAAAACTTCAAAAGATATCACTTCTGTATGA